The genomic interval CTCTGGTAAACGTTGGCCATTGCTTTGATTCTCTGACGCAGGCTCCACCTCCATTAGAGAACTCAGCTCTCCAAACCCAGTCATGATCTGCCTTAAAATTGACCGAAGAGCCACGGAGGATGGCTCGACCACGTCATTCTCAGAAATCCTGCGAAGAGGAACTGTGATGGTGCTCACGTAGGTTCGGACACCTGAGCGCTCTAAGTGAGAGATAGTTCTGTGGAAGCCCCCACTGGTGCTCTCAACCGTACTTTCTGCCAGCCCCGCCCTAGATCGGGTTCTATTTGCAATGCTATCCCTATCTCTAGTTTCTCCAGGCCGAATCCTCCTGACTTGCAGGTCCAGTGTGATTGCTGGATGACGCTGGGTGGCAGCTGAGGACCTGCTAGACTCTCCCTCTTCTACTGTTATTCTTGACACAAGTCTTGAGTTGGACAGCGGGGTGTAATCAGTGCCTCTGTGTTCTCTACCTTGTTCTAAAAAGACCCGCGTTACACCTCTGTGCCTAACAGACCTGTTTCTACCCGTTTGCTGTACTGGTCTACCCTGCCTTTGGGAATTATGATGAACAGTACCATTCTGTCTCTGAATGGGGGACCGGCTTCGACTACTGAAAGCAGGACGTAATCTTATTGGCTCTAATCTTTGGTTTGTGTTCCTCACTGTAACATTACTTCTAGCCCCGTTTTCCCAAATATGTGCTGCTCCAAACCGCTGCCGTCCACCTTGCCTGAGAGTACTACCATCTGACTGGTTGGTGTGGGAATTAATAACATTAGTGCGAGGGGCACTAACTCTGGGAACACCAAGGGCTACTCCAATTCCATTCCTTAACCTTCCCAGAGTTGCAAATGACCCTTGCACAGAACCCTGCCTCCTCGCACCACGCCTGCCCCTAGGACCACTGGAGCTCATGGAGGTCTGGCTTCTGGTTCGCCTAGCCACAGGACTCGATGGTCTTTGCTGCCTATGCTCTCTGTTAACACCTGACAGAGGGATGTCCGTCGAGTCCTCTCCATGCATTTCAGAACCTCTGTTGTCAGGGTTTATGTGGATTTCCAGGCTAAACCCGAACTCGCCACTGTTCGGGTTTGTTCGACTCACGGCCCTCCAGCTTTGGTTCCCATTCTGTCCGCTTCGAGTCACATTCCCAGTGCGCCGAAAGGTATTCAGCCATCGCAGCAGAGAGTCCTCATCTGAATGTGCTCTAAGGCTTTCTGAGTCTGGAACGTGAATCAAAACAATTTAAGGTCAAGTTCTATAGCAAGACTTCAGATCTTTATTAAAACATTCAAGGAAGACAGTTGTGCTGAGTTAAACTCAGGCTCTGcattattttaatgaataaaaaaaaatcaaactttctaaaagtttattaaaagcacacaacaaaaattaaattgctggGCCTATGACAGGACACACACTGCCAAGCCTAACCATCatgagttggattcccaggacccagttcttctgtggtggaagaactgccTTGTACACAaattgtcttcacacacacacacacacacacacacacacacacacacaatctacttTCTAGACAGGAACTTTATCAGGACTCCCTCCACAAGGTGCAGCCCAGACTTGTGGGGCCCCATAAAGCAATTCTCCCTGTGGCCATctgtctcactctgcagccccaACTTGGTAAGGCAACCTTTGTCAACCTGGCTCCACCCCTCCCCTACTTTCAGAACCCCCACCAGCTATCTCCATCCCTGTGGCTGGTCCACAGGGGATGTAGTGAGGAACCTCTTCCCTTCTGCTCTACCCCCTCAGAACTCCCTTGGGCACTCAGACCAACTTGTGATTCTGGCCTTGGGTACTGAAAACACACAACAAGACACATCTAACAACCTAATTCCAGATGCTCAGGGGTCATTGCAAAAATAAGCGATATATATATAGACAATGTctgctaaaaaaaacaaaaacaaaacaaaacaaccacaacaaaacccaaaaccacacAAAACTCCTGGGAAGCCCATCAGTGCAATGGTTCCAAGGAGAACCATTTTCAGGCACAAATGTCTAAAGAATTAAACACAATCAAAGAGTTCAAAGATTTTAAAGAGAtaatgtcttgaaaaaaaacaaaacaaaacaaaaagaatttcaaGAGGACAATGATAAATACTTGAATGAACTGGTAGCAGCAGGAATAAACAGAAGCCCCAGAAGACACAATCACACAGCTAAATGAAACAAAGGAGAATAGAATCtaaaaaagagacagaagagtAAACAAAATCTAATCTGAAATGAAGCTGGCAATGAAGAGGTAGTTAAATAAAAGCTCGGTGGGAAGCCTCACAATCAGAGTAGATCATTTGGACAAGACTACGGTAATATCAGGACTTGAAGGCAGGGTAGAGGAATTGGACCACCCACTCAAAGAAAACTAGAaacgaaaaataaaaaaaaaaagcatgagcaGACTTGTAGGATCTTTGGAAACCATCATAGAAATTGAAACTATAAATTACAGacagtgagggtgggggtgggggagaagaaatGAATTCCAAGTCAAAAGCATAGAAAACCTTTCCAATAAaatcacaggagaaaaattcccaattttttttctttcgagacagggtttctctgtgtagccttggctatcctggaattcactctgtagaccaggctggcctcaaactcagagatccacctgcctctgcctcccaagtgctgggattaaaggcgtgtaccaccaagCCCAGCAGTATTCCCCAAATCTTGAGAGACACCCTTAAACAACAAGGGCAAAAAAAGGAGTGACACAACACATTCCAGTTAAAGCAGGAAAAGAGAAGGCTGAGGAAAGGGTGTTGAAGCTGTGAAGAGAGAAGGCCCAAGTCACAGGCAGGCCTATCACAGTAGTCAAGTCCCTGGATTAAGTCTCAGAAAGACATTACCCAAGTTCTGAAAAGTCATACAGCCAGaatattatacccagcaaaactgttCAATAAacgaaaaataaaaatgtcccatgataaaaacagattaaaataatTTGTGACCACCAAGCCAGCTCTAGAGAGGATAGTAGAAAGAATATTTCAGACTGAAGAGAAGGATAAACACATTCCACAGGCGATAAATGATACCAGGATATCAAAAGGTATTTACCACTAAAAATTCACCGTAAggacaaaaattaatatttatctttCAACAAATGGATCTCAGTTCACTCTATGAAGATTAGAAAACAGGATCCACCTTTTTGCTGCCTCTGAGAAACATGCCTAACCATGAGAATAGACATCTCCATAGGGTAAAAAGATGGAAAAGTACTCTGGGCACATACAAGATAGAAACAAGCAGATATGTAACTATtttagcatttgacaaaattgctGGGTAGTGgaggtgcacacttttaatcccaacacttgggaagcagaggcaggtggatttctgaagtCGAGGCCAGCCcagtagagtgagttccaggacagctggggctacacagagaaaccc from Mus musculus strain C57BL/6J chromosome 5, GRCm38.p6 C57BL/6J carries:
- the Rnf6 gene encoding E3 ubiquitin-protein ligase RNF6 isoform 1 (isoform 1 is encoded by transcript variant 2) codes for the protein MDPSRSRSGGSGEESSFQENERRWQQERLHREEAYYQFINELSDEDYRLMRDHNLLGTPGEITSEELQQRLERAKEQLASQPGSDSAASDGDSESLRAHSDEDSLLRWLNTFRRTGNVTRSGQNGNQSWRAVSRTNPNSGEFGFSLEIHINPDNRGSEMHGEDSTDIPLSGVNREHRQQRPSSPVARRTRSQTSMSSSGPRGRRGARRQGSVQGSFATLGRLRNGIGVALGVPRVSAPRTNVINSHTNQSDGSTLRQGGRQRFGAAHIWENGARSNVTVRNTNQRLEPIRLRPAFSSRSRSPIQRQNGTVHHNSQRQGRPVQQTGRNRSVRHRGVTRVFLEQGREHRGTDYTPLSNSRLVSRITVEEGESSRSSAATQRHPAITLDLQVRRIRPGETRDRDSIANRTRSRAGLAESTVESTSGGFHRTISHLERSGVRTYVSTITVPLRRISENDVVEPSSVALRSILRQIMTGFGELSSLMEVEPASENQSNGQRLPEVYLELSNGDAADDSGQHGRASSQASQAQDGAEMLAVREPAPPQARPSGSRSRRQLGRADSVVEAGTLPILRLAHFFLLNEGDDDPIRGLTKEQIDNLSTRSYEQDGVDSELGKVCSVCISDYVAGNKLRQLPCLHEFHIHCIDRWLSENCTCPVCRRPVLEFGATSSG
- the Rnf6 gene encoding E3 ubiquitin-protein ligase RNF6 isoform 2 (isoform 2 is encoded by transcript variant 4) codes for the protein MLELKETRSLRMDPSRSRSGGSGEESSFQENERRWQQERLHREEAYYQFINELSDEDYRLMRDHNLLGTPGEITSEELQQRLERAKEQLASQPGSDSAASDGDSESLRAHSDEDSLLRWLNTFRRTGNVTRSGQNGNQSWRAVSRTNPNSGEFGFSLEIHINPDNRGSEMHGEDSTDIPLSGVNREHRQQRPSSPVARRTRSQTSMSSSGPRGRRGARRQGSVQGSFATLGRLRNGIGVALGVPRVSAPRTNVINSHTNQSDGSTLRQGGRQRFGAAHIWENGARSNVTVRNTNQRLEPIRLRPAFSSRSRSPIQRQNGTVHHNSQRQGRPVQQTGRNRSVRHRGVTRVFLEQGREHRGTDYTPLSNSRLVSRITVEEGESSRSSAATQRHPAITLDLQVRRIRPGETRDRDSIANRTRSRAGLAESTVESTSGGFHRTISHLERSGVRTYVSTITVPLRRISENDVVEPSSVALRSILRQIMTGFGELSSLMEVEPASENQSNGQRLPEVYLELSNGDAADDSGQHGRASSQASQAQDGAEMLAVREPAPPQARPSGSRSRRQLGRADSVVEAGTLPILRLAHFFLLNEGDDDPIRGLTKEQIDNLSTRSYEQDGVDSELGKVCSVCISDYVAGNKLRQLPCLHEFHIHCIDRWLSENCTCPVCRRPVLEFGATSSG